The following proteins are encoded in a genomic region of Desulfosporosinus youngiae DSM 17734:
- a CDS encoding lactate utilization protein — protein MEKTPLEIRNDKLGEKVVKALNRRHFEAYYVRTKQEALEKALELIPEGSVVSWGGSVTIQEVGLLDSVKNGNYSVIDRDTATNPEQRMELMRQALTCDTFLSSINAMSEDGQLVNIDGNGNRVAAMAFGPKSVIVVAGINKVRPTVEEAFSRARNVAAPINAQRIGITTPCAINGSCGDCIAPDCICADLVTTRISRPAGRIKILLVGESLGY, from the coding sequence ATGGAGAAAACGCCTTTAGAAATCCGTAACGACAAATTAGGGGAAAAGGTCGTAAAAGCGCTTAACAGACGGCATTTTGAAGCCTATTACGTGAGAACGAAACAAGAAGCGTTGGAGAAGGCTTTGGAACTGATTCCGGAAGGCAGTGTAGTGTCCTGGGGCGGTTCAGTGACAATTCAGGAAGTGGGTCTTCTGGATTCAGTCAAAAACGGTAATTATTCGGTAATCGATCGGGATACCGCGACAAATCCTGAGCAAAGAATGGAACTCATGCGTCAAGCTCTTACGTGTGATACGTTTCTTTCGAGTATAAATGCCATGAGTGAAGATGGTCAGCTGGTCAATATCGATGGCAATGGCAATCGAGTGGCGGCCATGGCTTTCGGCCCCAAAAGTGTGATCGTGGTAGCTGGAATTAATAAAGTGAGACCCACAGTGGAAGAAGCCTTTTCAAGAGCAAGGAATGTGGCTGCGCCCATTAATGCTCAACGTATCGGTATAACGACACCCTGTGCCATTAATGGTTCCTGCGGTGATTGTATTGCACCTGATTGTATCTGTGCGGATCTTGTGACTACTCGGATCAGCCGGCCGGCAGGACGCATCAAGATTCTTTTGGTGGGAGAGTCGTTGGGCTACTGA
- the fliB gene encoding flagellin lysine-N-methylase, whose product MTKTTREIQMPLYLKSFNCIGSACEDSCCFGWSSITVDSGTFKKYSSIHDPALKEIIDNKVELNQTEQSAETYAHVILNNDSTCPFLTKKRLCLMQLKQGENYLPQICFAFPRVTNVINGILEKSAVMSCPEAVRVALLNSKGIDFISVQEPLDVRNKISISLNTNDPAFTDTPNKYFQDLRNFTLHLLKNRDYKLEERLIILGLFFQKLAKVCNEKKVDTIPEFIASFAQLLKEESLTALLAKTPTSPVVQFKLLMQSALTRLVQGITNQRYAECFIEFLQGIKHSPDISLDISAENYRLAFENYYAPFAFKHEYIFENYLVNYVYNNLFPLSNGDIFDEYIKLVFHYSLIKMLLTGIAGFHQGLSLELSVKLIQSFAKTIEHNPQYINETKDWFKRKGLNSMKYLSILIKN is encoded by the coding sequence ATGACTAAAACAACGAGAGAGATACAAATGCCTCTCTACCTGAAGTCTTTCAATTGCATAGGTTCCGCCTGCGAGGACAGCTGCTGCTTTGGCTGGAGCAGTATCACGGTGGACAGCGGAACCTTCAAAAAATACAGCAGTATCCATGACCCGGCATTGAAAGAAATAATCGATAATAAGGTCGAACTCAACCAAACCGAACAAAGTGCGGAAACCTACGCCCATGTGATACTAAACAATGATTCAACCTGCCCTTTTTTAACTAAAAAAAGACTTTGCCTAATGCAGTTAAAACAAGGCGAAAACTATTTACCCCAGATTTGTTTTGCTTTTCCCCGGGTAACTAATGTTATCAACGGTATCCTGGAAAAATCCGCTGTCATGTCCTGTCCCGAGGCTGTACGCGTGGCACTGTTAAACTCTAAAGGAATTGACTTTATTTCAGTACAAGAACCTCTGGATGTGCGCAACAAAATTTCAATTTCACTTAATACCAATGATCCGGCCTTCACTGATACACCCAACAAGTATTTTCAGGATTTACGAAATTTTACACTTCATCTATTAAAGAACAGGGATTATAAGCTCGAGGAACGGCTTATTATCCTGGGATTGTTTTTTCAAAAGCTTGCGAAAGTATGTAATGAAAAAAAGGTTGATACTATACCTGAGTTCATTGCTTCCTTTGCCCAATTATTAAAGGAAGAGTCTTTAACAGCGCTTCTCGCGAAAACCCCCACATCCCCGGTAGTTCAGTTTAAACTGTTGATGCAAAGCGCTCTCACAAGGCTTGTACAGGGAATAACCAATCAACGCTACGCTGAATGTTTCATTGAGTTTTTGCAAGGCATAAAGCATTCACCTGACATAAGCTTAGATATTTCGGCTGAAAACTATCGTCTGGCCTTTGAAAATTACTACGCTCCTTTTGCTTTTAAGCACGAATATATTTTTGAGAATTATCTGGTGAATTACGTCTACAATAATCTTTTTCCACTGAGTAACGGAGATATTTTTGACGAATATATAAAGCTCGTGTTTCATTACTCATTGATCAAAATGCTTCTTACCGGTATTGCCGGATTCCACCAAGGACTTAGTTTAGAGTTGTCAGTTAAGCTGATTCAGTCCTTTGCCAAAACAATTGAACACAATCCTCAATACATAAATGAAACGAAAGATTGGTTCAAAAGAAAAGGTTTAAACTCAATGAAGTACTTATCAATACTCATTAAAAACTAA
- the grdC gene encoding glycine/sarcosine/betaine reductase complex component C subunit beta gives MYPVIKGASYDLIHTPGLMMQQIQGRNPELCTLTEHLRTFASAVGYPPHQAFIGNILPEDLPTVSRPWYKNLLSDTTRQGQRGEIVPEDEFLGLMKVVDEFELVCLEDSFQKAILERLRTNSAVRALKGVCEPSAKGYSLWEIQEMIQKEDALPLSCAGMTKGCVRRGSTTDPEHSASRVAENIITKASAVIALQTLFLKTGLEPSDVDYVIEASEEACGDLRQKGGGGFAKSIAEACSCLKASGADIRAFCAAPVHALMQGAALVQSGIFKNVVVVAGGCSAKLGLNASVHIEQKMPLLEDMLGAFAFYISENDGINPIIRTDLIGRMNVGCGDSPPVVYRALVADPLAKGGYKITDIDRYAGELVNPELIEPIGCGDVAKMNYKMIASLGVLQGEFERTQIEAQIKRFGVPGFAPNQGHIPSGVTYIGPACELILQEKISQVMIIGKGSLFLGKLTHLYDAVSLIIQKNPGDLFSLS, from the coding sequence ATGTACCCTGTTATCAAAGGAGCGAGCTATGATTTAATTCACACACCCGGTCTGATGATGCAGCAAATTCAGGGGAGAAACCCGGAGTTATGTACGCTCACGGAGCATCTTCGGACCTTCGCCAGTGCGGTGGGTTATCCGCCTCATCAGGCGTTTATCGGCAATATTCTGCCGGAAGATTTACCAACTGTCTCCCGGCCCTGGTATAAAAACCTTTTGTCTGACACGACACGTCAGGGACAGCGGGGTGAAATAGTCCCTGAGGATGAGTTTCTTGGTTTAATGAAGGTTGTTGATGAGTTTGAGCTGGTATGCTTGGAAGATAGCTTTCAGAAGGCTATCCTGGAAAGACTGCGGACCAACTCTGCTGTGCGCGCCCTCAAAGGAGTTTGTGAACCCTCAGCAAAGGGCTACTCTCTTTGGGAAATACAAGAGATGATCCAAAAGGAGGATGCCCTGCCGCTTTCTTGCGCGGGAATGACTAAAGGCTGTGTGCGGAGGGGGAGTACAACTGATCCTGAGCATTCTGCGTCCAGGGTGGCCGAAAATATCATAACCAAAGCTTCGGCTGTCATCGCTCTCCAAACTCTTTTTCTGAAGACAGGGCTTGAACCATCGGATGTGGATTATGTCATCGAAGCATCTGAAGAAGCGTGCGGCGACTTGCGGCAAAAGGGCGGCGGGGGTTTTGCAAAGTCGATCGCCGAAGCATGTTCCTGCCTTAAGGCCAGTGGGGCAGATATTCGGGCATTTTGCGCGGCCCCTGTGCATGCGCTTATGCAAGGGGCTGCCCTGGTTCAGTCCGGGATTTTTAAAAATGTTGTGGTTGTCGCCGGGGGATGCAGTGCCAAGCTGGGCCTTAATGCCAGTGTGCATATTGAACAGAAAATGCCTTTGTTGGAAGATATGCTGGGAGCATTTGCTTTCTATATCAGTGAGAATGACGGGATAAATCCGATAATCCGCACGGATCTTATAGGCAGAATGAATGTCGGCTGCGGTGATTCCCCGCCGGTAGTTTATCGTGCTCTCGTTGCTGACCCTTTAGCTAAGGGCGGGTACAAGATCACCGATATCGATCGTTACGCCGGTGAACTGGTCAATCCTGAACTAATTGAGCCAATCGGATGTGGGGATGTGGCTAAAATGAACTATAAGATGATTGCTTCTCTTGGAGTTTTGCAAGGTGAGTTCGAACGTACACAGATCGAGGCCCAGATTAAGCGTTTCGGAGTACCGGGCTTTGCCCCCAATCAGGGGCATATACCCTCCGGAGTGACCTATATCGGACCGGCATGTGAGCTTATACTTCAAGAAAAAATATCTCAAGTCATGATCATAGGAAAAGGAAGCTTATTCTTGGGAAAACTGACGCATTTATACGATGCCGTTTCACTGATTATTCAAAAAAATCCGGGCGATTTGTTTTCGCTTTCTTAG
- a CDS encoding sodium:solute symporter family transporter — MSMEMIIGSILFFASIIVVVLLAHKHTGSVRGYLTGDNNVGGVVSAFTWSASAASAGLFLGAAGLAYQFGWAGLMYLLGVFGSMFISWVLVIPRLRRVAVKASILTTADYLALRFGKENLKPITGLWTLIFIIPMIIIQLMGAGYLIESTLGISYFWGMIILGLTIVISTQFSGYLGVAWLDTLQGTIMTIGTIVMVYISMKLVGGFSGLNAQLAVIDPKLIEFRGSMPLTLQIGLIISYLIAFWGQPHLTARVWGLKDSLAMRRAFPISMALGALWSFGAGLVGLTARVIHPGLAKSDMAMPSVISGLPSIYAALLFFTLIAAMMTTANSLLLAVSGTVGNDILPRFSKDVKEGTKLLVIKGAVLVIGIISFVLALKPPALILEINAFAFGGFALIFGIPLILGVLWKKANLSGALAVVGISPLVYIIWKLFLVKLTGIHEMVGALLVTILIILITTIIGKKPTPQMEEIFSLGQTPKV, encoded by the coding sequence ATGAGTATGGAAATGATCATCGGGTCGATATTATTCTTTGCCAGCATTATTGTAGTTGTGCTTCTTGCCCATAAACATACAGGAAGTGTCAGGGGTTATTTAACTGGGGATAACAATGTGGGCGGAGTAGTATCGGCCTTTACCTGGTCGGCTTCGGCAGCCAGTGCAGGACTTTTTTTAGGGGCAGCGGGGTTGGCTTATCAGTTTGGCTGGGCCGGTTTGATGTATCTTTTGGGTGTATTTGGGAGCATGTTTATCAGTTGGGTCCTGGTCATTCCAAGATTACGTCGTGTCGCTGTCAAGGCATCCATTTTGACGACGGCAGATTATTTGGCTCTGCGTTTCGGCAAAGAAAATCTGAAACCAATTACAGGACTTTGGACGCTGATTTTTATTATCCCTATGATTATTATCCAGCTCATGGGAGCCGGTTACCTTATTGAGTCAACCTTAGGCATCAGCTATTTTTGGGGAATGATTATTTTGGGTCTGACGATTGTCATTTCTACTCAGTTTAGCGGCTATCTAGGGGTTGCCTGGCTGGACACTCTGCAAGGAACGATCATGACGATTGGGACGATTGTTATGGTATACATCTCCATGAAGCTCGTGGGCGGGTTCTCCGGTCTCAATGCTCAGCTGGCGGTCATCGATCCGAAGCTCATAGAATTTAGGGGTTCCATGCCCCTAACTTTACAAATAGGTCTAATTATATCTTACCTTATCGCCTTTTGGGGTCAGCCGCATCTGACCGCGCGAGTATGGGGGCTTAAGGATTCCCTGGCGATGCGCAGAGCGTTTCCCATTTCTATGGCACTTGGAGCACTGTGGTCATTTGGTGCTGGCTTGGTCGGCTTAACTGCCCGGGTCATTCATCCCGGTCTGGCCAAATCCGATATGGCTATGCCGAGCGTGATCAGTGGTCTGCCCTCAATTTATGCGGCACTTTTGTTTTTTACATTAATTGCGGCAATGATGACAACCGCTAATTCCCTCTTGCTTGCCGTTTCAGGTACGGTAGGCAATGATATTCTGCCGCGCTTCTCTAAAGACGTAAAGGAAGGCACCAAGTTATTAGTGATAAAAGGGGCAGTTCTGGTGATAGGAATCATTTCCTTTGTGCTGGCCTTAAAACCTCCGGCCTTAATCCTGGAAATCAATGCTTTCGCTTTCGGTGGGTTTGCTTTGATTTTTGGTATTCCGCTGATACTTGGCGTCCTCTGGAAAAAGGCCAATCTCAGCGGCGCGCTGGCCGTGGTCGGTATTAGTCCATTGGTTTATATTATCTGGAAGCTGTTTTTAGTCAAACTAACCGGAATTCATGAAATGGTCGGTGCCTTGCTCGTGACCATTCTGATCATCCTCATAACTACGATCATTGGTAAGAAGCCTACCCCGCAAATGGAGGAAATATTTAGCTTAGGTCAGACCCCAAAGGTGTAA
- the grdA gene encoding glycine/sarcosine/betaine reductase complex selenoprotein A: MIKGKKVIVIGDRDGIPSQALEDCVRSAGGNVIFAMTHCYVUTSAGAMDQENQVQIRALAQKYSREELMIVLGSADPEMAAIAAETAAGRNLTYIGPSAEVRFGLKAYHVLELKEFIAPEVYSRHLEMMEMILDIPGIVSEVSSVREQVFAEE; the protein is encoded by the coding sequence ATGATAAAGGGAAAAAAGGTCATTGTCATTGGTGATCGTGATGGTATTCCATCTCAAGCCCTTGAAGATTGTGTGCGCAGTGCGGGAGGGAACGTGATATTCGCCATGACGCATTGTTATGTCTGAACATCGGCGGGTGCCATGGATCAAGAGAATCAGGTGCAAATCAGAGCACTTGCTCAAAAGTACAGCAGGGAAGAATTAATGATTGTGCTGGGCAGTGCAGATCCGGAAATGGCCGCTATCGCCGCAGAAACGGCGGCAGGCAGGAACCTGACTTATATTGGTCCATCCGCTGAAGTCCGGTTCGGACTCAAAGCGTATCATGTTCTGGAACTAAAAGAATTCATTGCTCCGGAGGTTTATTCCCGTCATCTGGAGATGATGGAAATGATCCTTGATATTCCGGGAATCGTCTCCGAAGTCTCATCCGTGCGGGAACAAGTTTTTGCTGAGGAGTGA
- a CDS encoding AIM24 family protein → MFKFNVEEELSCKIEGTGKFIARKGAMIAFKGNFKFDKMLLGPDNGGGIMGSLLGFAKRSLTGENIELMTVEGSGTIYLARNAYHVSVFELEHGDCLSVESENLLAFPTDLKYDVRFIGSGVLSQKGLATTVLSNFSNRPQQVAVITDGNPLMLEAPCVVDPDAVVAWTSSQNGGGDPSVAMNNFSWKTAIGQTSGESYQFQFNQTGQMVLVQPSERLSGLKISVD, encoded by the coding sequence GTGTTTAAGTTTAATGTAGAAGAAGAACTAAGCTGTAAAATAGAGGGTACGGGTAAGTTTATTGCTAGAAAAGGAGCAATGATCGCCTTTAAAGGAAACTTTAAGTTTGACAAGATGCTGCTGGGACCGGACAACGGCGGAGGAATTATGGGCTCTCTCTTAGGCTTTGCCAAAAGATCCTTAACCGGCGAAAATATTGAACTGATGACAGTCGAAGGCTCAGGCACCATATATTTAGCAAGAAATGCCTATCATGTCTCAGTCTTTGAATTAGAGCACGGTGATTGCTTATCGGTTGAGAGTGAAAATCTGCTGGCATTTCCCACAGACCTTAAATACGATGTTCGCTTTATAGGGAGCGGTGTATTATCTCAAAAAGGCTTAGCAACAACCGTCCTAAGCAATTTCTCTAACCGCCCCCAACAAGTTGCCGTGATAACCGATGGCAACCCCCTCATGCTGGAGGCACCTTGTGTTGTTGATCCTGACGCTGTCGTAGCATGGACAAGCAGCCAAAACGGCGGCGGAGATCCAAGTGTGGCCATGAATAACTTCAGTTGGAAAACAGCGATTGGACAAACCTCTGGAGAATCCTATCAGTTTCAGTTTAATCAAACAGGCCAAATGGTTCTTGTTCAGCCGTCGGAACGATTATCCGGATTAAAAATAAGTGTAGATTAA
- a CDS encoding glycine/sarcosine/betaine reductase component B subunit, producing the protein MKLEVGTFYIENVEFGPQTALRQKMLVINKEELQEILLRDSTFAEVNIEIAAPGENTRIIHIMDAVEPRIKKSGRDNTYPGIEAPVCRGGSGTTYRLDGAAVITSCLIPLRKAGGLYIAREGIMDMAGPNAALTPFSKTWNVVPVLTVKEGLDEEVYEKAIRNAGIITARYLGEVTRELEPDETKQYSIEEKSPDLPNVVYIDQLESCGLYGRNYLYGMSFDDLLPTLIHPNELMDGAVVNALHSHTATQTPTYYQTNNPIVEELYKKHGISWNFCGVILCRGHFEDIDSKQRCANLVAGMAQMLRADGVIATWECGGNTFMETMLYLKECERTGIKTVLVTYEHGGADGTDNPLFYWEPEVKAIVSTGSLDRTIHYPKVDRVVGGDSIRLYPEKGGVHLPASEALDLDYRLEAWCACNNIGMVNTSCDEF; encoded by the coding sequence ATGAAACTTGAAGTCGGTACGTTTTATATCGAGAATGTTGAGTTTGGCCCTCAGACCGCATTGCGGCAGAAGATGCTGGTTATCAATAAAGAAGAACTTCAGGAAATCTTACTTAGGGACAGTACCTTCGCCGAGGTAAACATTGAAATAGCTGCACCGGGCGAGAATACACGAATTATTCACATCATGGATGCCGTAGAACCCAGAATTAAAAAGAGCGGCAGGGATAATACCTATCCGGGCATCGAAGCCCCTGTCTGTCGCGGAGGGAGCGGGACGACCTACCGGCTCGATGGGGCGGCTGTAATAACATCCTGTCTGATTCCTTTGCGTAAAGCTGGCGGACTGTATATTGCCAGGGAAGGGATCATGGATATGGCCGGACCAAACGCCGCCTTGACTCCCTTCAGTAAAACCTGGAATGTGGTTCCTGTACTTACTGTAAAGGAGGGGCTTGATGAAGAAGTCTATGAAAAAGCAATCCGTAATGCCGGGATTATCACTGCCCGCTATTTGGGGGAAGTCACCCGGGAGTTAGAACCGGATGAGACGAAGCAATATTCAATAGAAGAAAAAAGTCCTGATTTGCCCAATGTAGTCTACATTGATCAATTAGAGTCTTGCGGACTCTATGGAAGAAATTATTTATATGGAATGAGCTTCGATGATTTACTGCCCACACTGATTCATCCCAACGAACTGATGGATGGTGCTGTAGTGAATGCCTTGCACTCTCATACTGCGACCCAGACTCCGACCTATTATCAGACCAATAATCCAATCGTGGAAGAGCTGTATAAGAAGCACGGAATAAGTTGGAATTTCTGCGGCGTCATTCTTTGTCGGGGACATTTCGAAGATATTGACAGCAAACAGCGCTGTGCCAATTTGGTTGCCGGAATGGCTCAGATGCTGAGGGCAGATGGCGTTATCGCCACCTGGGAATGCGGGGGCAATACATTCATGGAAACGATGCTTTATCTGAAAGAATGTGAAAGAACAGGGATTAAAACTGTGCTGGTGACCTATGAACATGGAGGAGCGGACGGCACAGATAATCCTCTATTCTACTGGGAGCCGGAAGTTAAAGCCATAGTCAGTACAGGAAGTCTGGATCGTACGATACATTACCCCAAGGTAGACCGTGTGGTCGGAGGAGATAGTATCCGTCTCTATCCTGAGAAAGGAGGAGTTCACCTGCCGGCTAGTGAAGCCTTGGATTTAGATTATCGTCTGGAAGCATGGTGCGCCTGCAACAACATTGGCATGGTCAATACGAGTTGTGATGAATTTTAG
- a CDS encoding glycine/betaine/sarcosine/D-proline family reductase selenoprotein B, with the protein MEKRIKVFHYLNQFFGEIGAEDKADTPLEFQQKAVGPGKELGRLLGESFVISTTAICGDNYFQENQDDVLKRIAQKLQQEKVDLILAGPAFGAGRYGVAGGAVCQYLSDLLGIPALTAFSPDNPAAEMYRRNQTIYILPTTKTVRGMQDALVRMAAFAHKVVSQKELGAAQVEGYLPRGIRKVISREKSGAQRAIEMLEARLQGRSYTSELVLPVFEQVRPPKPVTELASAKLAFITTAGVVPKGNPDKMKALNTDNWALYPLELLSGGDYECIHGGINPDHLNARAEYVVPLHTADKFRERGVIGSIFNNYFVSAGCGGVIKTFQRMGREMAAALKENHIDAVILTSTUGTDTRSGAVLAKEIEKSGIPVVLVTAMTPLAKQVGTNRIVKAVKIPHPWGDPRASAAKNREIEAKLFEAALDLFQKEVTGPTIAQPI; encoded by the coding sequence ATGGAGAAAAGGATTAAAGTTTTTCATTACTTAAATCAATTTTTTGGAGAAATTGGCGCTGAGGATAAAGCGGACACCCCTCTGGAATTTCAGCAAAAAGCAGTAGGGCCGGGAAAGGAATTAGGGCGTTTGCTCGGTGAATCCTTTGTTATATCGACAACGGCAATTTGCGGAGATAACTATTTTCAAGAAAACCAGGATGATGTGCTAAAAAGAATTGCTCAAAAATTACAGCAGGAAAAAGTGGACCTCATCCTTGCCGGACCTGCCTTTGGTGCCGGACGCTATGGTGTTGCCGGCGGAGCAGTTTGTCAGTATTTATCTGACTTGTTGGGAATACCGGCGCTTACTGCTTTCTCGCCGGATAATCCCGCAGCAGAGATGTATCGCCGGAATCAAACCATCTATATTCTGCCCACGACTAAAACCGTGCGAGGGATGCAAGATGCCTTAGTCCGGATGGCTGCTTTTGCTCATAAGGTAGTGAGCCAAAAAGAGCTGGGAGCCGCTCAAGTCGAAGGCTATCTACCTCGGGGAATTCGCAAAGTCATTTCACGTGAGAAATCGGGCGCCCAAAGAGCCATAGAGATGCTTGAAGCCCGTTTGCAAGGCAGGAGTTACACTAGTGAACTGGTTCTCCCGGTTTTCGAACAGGTTAGGCCGCCCAAACCTGTAACGGAGCTGGCAAGTGCTAAACTTGCTTTTATAACCACGGCGGGGGTTGTCCCTAAAGGAAACCCCGACAAGATGAAAGCCTTAAATACGGACAATTGGGCGCTTTATCCCTTGGAGCTGCTCAGCGGAGGGGATTATGAATGCATTCATGGCGGAATTAATCCGGACCATTTAAACGCGCGGGCGGAATATGTTGTGCCCCTGCACACTGCTGATAAGTTTCGGGAACGGGGAGTTATCGGCTCGATCTTTAATAACTACTTTGTTTCAGCAGGATGCGGCGGGGTCATCAAGACGTTTCAAAGAATGGGGAGAGAAATGGCTGCCGCCTTAAAAGAAAACCATATCGATGCAGTAATTCTTACCAGCACATGAGGTACGGACACGCGCAGCGGTGCTGTGCTCGCCAAAGAAATCGAAAAATCCGGGATTCCCGTGGTGCTGGTCACCGCCATGACTCCCTTAGCCAAACAAGTAGGTACGAACCGGATCGTTAAGGCAGTGAAGATACCTCATCCCTGGGGTGATCCCAGGGCAAGTGCGGCAAAAAATAGGGAAATAGAAGCAAAACTATTTGAGGCAGCCCTTGATTTGTTCCAAAAAGAGGTGACGGGACCAACGATCGCTCAACCCATCTGA